In Lacinutrix sp. Bg11-31, the DNA window TCTTTATGGTGCTTTAGTGCATACGTCTAAAAAATAAACACTCTAAAATCAATGCTTTAGAGGGGAGAAAGTGGACTCCGAGCAAAAGAGTTCGAACTTTTTGAATGAGGATATAAATCTAATCATCTCAAAAATTAGTAATCTTTGATAATCGAGTCGTTTAACTATTGTTGTAAACAAGATTTTCTTATTTTATATGTAATTGCGTATATAAGTTGATTATTTGTATAATTTATATTTAATTACATATAATGAAAGAATTAGCAGATTTTGTAAAGGAGCGTAGAAAAGAAGTCGATTTAACTCAGAAAGAATTTGCAGATAGAGCAGGAGTAGCGCTTACGGTAATCCGAAAAATAGAACAAAACAAAACAAATTTAAACTTGGGTAAAGTGAATCAAGTTTTAAAAATGTTTGGTCACAAACTTGTACCTATGAGTTTAAAAGAATTAGATGATAATGAGACAAGCTAAAATATATTACAATACCCTATTTAGTGATCTTTTAACAGAGACCAATGATGGAGATTTTACATTTAAGTATGAGACTGAATATGTAAATAAATATACAGGAAATTTCATAACTTTTACTATGCCTGTTAGAGTACAAGAGTACAAGAGTACAAGAGTACAAAGAAAAGCGTTTGTTTGCTTTTTTTTGAAGGCTTAATTCCTGAAGGTTGGTTATTAGGTATAGCATCTAAAAGTTGGAAAATTAATAAAAACGACAAAATGGGTTTGCTATTAACTTGTTGTCAGAACTGCATTGGAGCAGTAAGTATTTATACTGTTATAAAGAGGTTGATACAGGCAATGATTTTCATACAGAATGTAGCTTAGCTTTTTTTGGTACTGAAACAACACCAATAATTGAGTATTCATTAGATGAAATGAATAAGTTGGCAAAAAAAGTTGTTGAACGAAGTGTTTCGGTTCCTGGTGTGCAACCTAAATTATTTATTTCATTATTAAATGAAGATAAAACGGATAGCAGGTTAACAATAGTTGTCGCATTAGGAGGGAATTATATTTTTAAGCCACCATCAAAGGATTATGAAGAAATGCCATCAAATGAACATTTAACTATGAAAATGGTAGATTTATTTAATATTGATGTTGTGCCTCATTCTTTGATTAAATTAGCTTCAGGAGAATTGTCTTATATCACCAAACGAATTGACAGGGCAGAGGATGGGTCTAAAATACATATGATTGATATGTTTCAAGTAACAGAGGCTTTCGATAAATATCGAGGTTCAATGGAGCGTATAGGAAAAGCAATTGAGGCTTATGCAGATAATACATTATTAGATAAACTTCGTTTTTTTGAGCTCACTATTTTTAGTTACCTCATAGGAAATAACGATATGCATTTAAAAAACTTTTCCATGATTAAAACATTTTATGGTTGGTCATTATCACCTGCTTATGATTTATTGAACACAGTCATTGTTAATCCAGAAGATACAGAAGAACTAGCTTTGATTATTGCTGGGAAAAAGAAAAAAATAACACTTCAAAATTTTCTAGATTTTGGAACTGACTTAGGGTTATCTAAAAAGCAAATCAATAGTGTGTTAAACCGTTTTAAAGAATTTAAAAAGGATGCTTTAAGCGTGGTTGGAGAATCATTTTTGAGCGATGATATGAAAGTTGAGTATAAAGCTATTTTAGACCCTAGACTTGAAATTTTAAATTAGAGTTGTAATTAAGTGTAGTTATATAAAAAACCTCATAAATTGTTTATTATGAGGTTTTTGTGGAGTCGGAGACAACGACGAGAATTTCAACTTTCTAGTATTTATAGGCCTTCCAAAAGGGATGCTTTTTAGAGGTCACCGAATTGGTCTCGATTTAACAAACTTTAACATTTCA includes these proteins:
- a CDS encoding helix-turn-helix domain-containing protein, with the translated sequence MKELADFVKERRKEVDLTQKEFADRAGVALTVIRKIEQNKTNLNLGKVNQVLKMFGHKLVPMSLKELDDNETS
- a CDS encoding HipA N-terminal domain-containing protein, which gives rise to MRQAKIYYNTLFSDLLTETNDGDFTFKYETEYVNKYTGNFITFTMPVRVQEYKSTRVQRKAFVCFFLKA
- a CDS encoding HipA N-terminal domain-containing protein encodes the protein MLFFEGLIPEGWLLGIASKSWKINKNDKMGLLLTCCQNCIGAVSIYTVIKRLIQAMIFIQNVA
- a CDS encoding HipA domain-containing protein; translated protein: MSELHWSSKYLYCYKEVDTGNDFHTECSLAFFGTETTPIIEYSLDEMNKLAKKVVERSVSVPGVQPKLFISLLNEDKTDSRLTIVVALGGNYIFKPPSKDYEEMPSNEHLTMKMVDLFNIDVVPHSLIKLASGELSYITKRIDRAEDGSKIHMIDMFQVTEAFDKYRGSMERIGKAIEAYADNTLLDKLRFFELTIFSYLIGNNDMHLKNFSMIKTFYGWSLSPAYDLLNTVIVNPEDTEELALIIAGKKKKITLQNFLDFGTDLGLSKKQINSVLNRFKEFKKDALSVVGESFLSDDMKVEYKAILDPRLEILN